Below is a genomic region from Bacteroidales bacterium.
CCTTTACTACGACTGAACTGGAATATATTAAGAAGCAAATCAAGGCGAATAAGAAAGCGATTGACATTAATTCCTATTTTAAGTGGTCGTACATTCGTATTATAGAAACTGAAAAACCGGAATATAAGGCTTGGGAGAAAATGCGGAAGCAGGCTTCGGAACTTTATGGCACGTTAAAGAAAAATGAACATGAGGAAATTCTGATTGTTGATGTTTCAGGGAGGAATAAACTGGTGAAAGCTTTTTTGGAAGGATTGCTATTAAGTCATTACCAGTTTCTGAAATATAAGAGCGATGAAGGAGAGAAAAAGAATCTACTGAAGCGGATTCAGGTGTTAAGTGAAGGGATAAGGGAAGAAGTTCTGAATGAACTGAAGATTCTGTGTACCGCAGTATATCAAGCCAGAGACCTGGTTAATGAGCCGCCTTCCCGTTTAAATGCAGTGCAGTTGGGTGAGGAGTTTCAGAGACTTGCCGGGGAGGCCGGATTTACTGCTGATGTATTTAATAAGAAAAAGATTGAAAGTTTACGCCTTTATGGCCTTCTTGCTGTGAACCGGGGTAGCCTGGATCCGCCGACATTTACTGTTATGGAATGGAAACCAGACAATTCCGCAAACGAGAAACCTGTTGTTTTAATAGGTAAGGGTATTGTATACGATACGGGTGGAATCAGTTTGAAACCTACGTCAGGTATGCTGGATATGAAATCGGATATGGCCGGCGGAGCCACAGTGGCAGGGATTATGTATGCTGCGGCCCGGTCGGAATTACCTGTGCATTTGATAGGACTGGTACCAGCTACGGATAATCGGCCTGATGGAAACGCTTATACGCCTGGTGATGTGATAACCATGCACAGTGACAAAACTGTGGAAGTTATCAATACCGATGCAGAGGGACGGATGATCCTGGCCGATGCCCTTAGTTTGGCAAAACAGTATGACCCTGAAATTGTGTTTGATTTTGCCACCCTAACCGGTTCTGCTTCTTTGGCTATAGGGCCTCAGGGAATTGTGGCAATGGGAAATATAGCCCGTTCGATCTTTGATAAGGTGGTTGAAAGTGGTGACAATACCTACGAAAGGATCGTGGAGTTACCCCTTTGGGAAGAATATAACGAGATGATTAAATCTGATATCGCAGATATTAAGAATGCTGGTGGCCGGGAGGCCGGAGCAATTACTGCCGGCAAATTTCTGGAACATTTTACAAATTATCCCTGGATTCATTTTGATATTGCTCCTACAGCCTATCTGGATAAAAATGATGCCTATCGCCCGAAAGGTGGAACTGGAGTTGGGGTTAGGCTCATGTATGATTTTCTGAAAAACCATAAATTATAGACGACAGATTTACGAATCAAAAAATATTTGGAATATGGATCAGGAGAAAATAAAAGTAGGAATTACACATGGCGATATAAATGGCATTGGCTACGAAATCATCCTGAAAACCTTAATGGATAATCGCATCACTGAGTTTTGTGTGCCTGTTGTATATGGTTCGGCGAAGGTTGCCGCATACCACAGAAAAGCTTTGGACATTAAAAATTTTAATTTGAATATTATAAAAGATGCCAGTATGGCAAATCCGAATAAGCCCCACGTGATCAATTGCCTGGATGAAAATATCCGGGTTGAGCTGGGAAAGTCTGTGGTTAGTGCGGGTAAGGCTTCTGTACAGGCCCTGGATAAAGCTGTAGAAGATCTGAAAAAAGGGAAGATCGATGTGTTGGTAACTGCTCCGATCAACAAGGAGAACATTCAGGCGGAGAATTTTAATTTTCCCGGTCACACCGAATATCTGATGGAACATTTTCAGGCTGATGAGGTCCTGATGTTAATGGTCAGTGATGTAATGAAAGTAGGAGTGGTAACGGGCCACCTTTCCTTAAGACAGGTTCCAGAAGTTTTAACACAGGATTTGATTTTAAGAAAGCTCAATATACTTAATAAATCGCTTTTGCAGGATTTTAAAATCCGAAAGCCCAGGATAGCTGTCTTTGGTTTAAATCCGCATGCCAGTGACGGAGGTCTTTTGGGAAAAGAAGAGAACGACATTATTATTCCTGCTATTCAGCGGGCCAAGGAAAGTAATATTATGGCTTTTGGACCCTATCCTGCGGATGGATTTTTTGGTTCGAGAAACCTCAGGAAATTTGATGCCATTCTGGCCATGTATCATGATCAGGGTCTTGGTCCTTTTAAGGCCATCTCCTTCGATGAAGGGGTGAACTATACCGCGGGACTGAATATTGTAAGGACTTCTCCTGCGCATGGTACTGCTTATGAGCTGGCCGGAAAGAATGAGGCATCACCTGCTTCATTCAGAAATGCTTTGTTCCTGGCCCTGGACATTTACAAGAACAGGAAAGAATACGAAGAGTTGTCTTCCAGTCCTTTGGAATCGCAGGATAAATCTGATATCTAAGATTTTTGCATAGAAAGACCTTGTAATAAAAGGCTCAAGACAAGGAAATAAGCAGAAAGCACAGATGGTGCCGCATTTATTTTTTTAAACTTGTTATTGTTCAGAATCTTTCAGGAAGTTGATGTTTTTCATTAACCCTTCGTACTTGATCCGCTTTACTGCAGAATTTTTTAACATTGTTTTGAAATGTTCCCGGGAGAGATTTTCCCATTCGGATCTGGATAAGTAAAGCAGATCCGGATGCGGGTTTAGGTCTTCATGAGTATGGGGTCGGGATTTCCGGTTCCAGGGGCAGACATCCTGGCAAATATCACACCCAAAAATCCAATCTTCATATTGTCCTTTAAACGCCTGAGGTATTTCTTTTTTGTGCTCAATGGTCAGATAGGATAGGCATCGTGAAGCGTCTATTTTGTATGGTTCGGTAAGTGCTCCGGTAGGGCAGGCATCTATGCACCTGCGGCAATTTCCGCAGTAATCCTTTACCGGTTCATCATATTCCAGTTCCAGGTCGATGATGAGTTCTCCGATTAAGATAAATGAACCGTATTTTTGGGATATCAGATTGGTATTCTTACCCAGCCATCCCAAACCTCCTTTTTGTGCCCAGATTTTATCCATAACAGGCGCTGAATCAACAAAAGGTCTGCCATTGACTTCGGCAATTTCCTCCCGGATAAACTTCAGCAGATCTTTCAGCATATGTTTCATCACAAAATGGTAATCTTTGCCATAGGCGTACTTTGCAATCTGGTAAGTATCGGTTCTCTGCTGTTTTTCGGGGAAGTAATTCATAATTACCGAAATTACCGATTTGGCATTATCTATTAATCGCGTAGGATCTGTTCTTTTGTCGAAGTAGTTTTCCATATACTGCATATGGCCATGTCGCCCCTCATTCAGCCATTGCTTTAGCTGCTCGGATTCCTTATCCAGAAATTCTGCCCTGGAAATACCACAATCCAAAAATCCAAGGCTGCGGGCCCTGGATTTAATCAATGCACTGTTTTTTTGTTTTTCATTGGCCATATTAAATCAATCCAAGTTCCAGCTTGGCTTCATCCGACATCATGTCTTTATCCCATGGAGGGTCAAAGACCAGATTGACCTTAGCCTGGTTAACACCATCAATATTTTTGACCTGGTACTCCACTTCCTGGAGTATTTGGTCTGCTATTGGACAATTTGGCGCCGTAAGGGTCATTTCGATTTCTACGTTATTGCTTTCATCTACGTCAATATTATAGATCAGCCCCAGATCGTAGATGTTTACAGGTATTTCCGGATCGTATATGTTTTTTAGCACGTTGATAATTTTACTTTCCAGTGCCGTATAATCTTTTTGATCACTCATAAAGTTCAGATTTATTGGTTTTGCTTGAATTCGTAAGCCATGGCATAGGCTTTTATTTTATTGATCATTGCCAGCAATCCGTTGGAACGCGTGGGTGAAAGATTCTCCCTTAGCCCGATTTCATCTATGAAATAGAGGTCTGCATCTTTGATCTCTTCAGATTTTTTTCCGGAGAGCACCTTAATTAATAAGGCAACCAAGCCTTTGGTGATAATGGCGTCGCTGTCTCCCCTAAAAACCAGCTTGTCTCCATCCATTTCTGCATGAAGCCATACTTTTGACTGACAACCCTCTATCAGGTTTTCTTCTGTTTTTTCCCGTGGATCCATCTCAGGAAGCTCCTTGCTCAGTTCAATCAAATAGTTGTACTTATCCATCCAGTCATCAAACAGAGCAAATTCTTCGACAATTTCTTGTTGTTTTTTGTTTACCGTCATAAAAGGTATCTTTATCCAAACATTTCATTTACTTTTATTAACGCATCATAAAAGTGATCTATTTCATCCTTTGTATTATACATAGCAAAAGAGCATCGTACGGTCCCTTCAATACCAAAATGGTCCATCAGGGGTTCATTACAGTGATGTCCTGTTCGGACGGCAACCCCCATTTTATCCAGCACCATTCCGGTATCGTAATGGTGGATGTTCCCGATGAGAAAGGATATCACGCCAATTTTTCGCTCTGACGTACCATAAATGGTTAATCCGGGGATATCCCTTAGCCGGGAGGTGGCGTACTCAAGCAATGCTTTCTCATGGTCCGCGATTGCATCTACACCTATCTTGTGAAGATATTTTAATGCTTCCGCCATACCAATAGCTCCCACATAATTGGGAGTGCCCGCTTCAAACTTAAAAGGCAGGGAATTGTAAGTGGTGCGCTCAAACGTGACCTTATGGATCATTTCTCCCCCGGTTTGATAAGGGGGAAGATCTTCCAGCCATTTTTCTTTACCATAAAGGACCCCCGTTCCATTGGGTCCATATATTTTATGTCCGGAAAAGACAAAAAAGTCACAGTCCAATTCTTGTACATCCAGGGTTTGATGCTGGACACTTTGAGCTCCGTCTACCAATACGGGGATATCCTTTTGGTGTGCCAGGGCGGTTATTTTTTTAACATCATTGATTGTCCCCAGTGAATTGGATATGTGGTTTATGGAAACAAGTTTGGTGTTCCCGGAGAGCATCTTTTCATATTCTTCCATAATGATTTCGCCGCGGTCATTGATGGGCACTACCTTTAAACGGGCGTTTTTCCTGTCACAAAGAACCTGCCACGGTACAATGTTGGCATGGTGTTCCAGTTCTGCTATGATAATTTCATCGCCCTCTTCCACGTATTTCTCTCCGAATGAATAGGCTATTGCATTGATTGAATGCGTGGTGCCGCCTGTGAAGATGATTTCATTGGTGCTTCGGGCATTGATGAATTCTCGGACTTGCTTCCTTGCATTTTCATACTCCTCGGTGAGTTGTGTGCTAAGATAATGAACACCCCGGTGTATATTGCTGTTCTTCAGAGAGTAAATTTCATTGACCTTGTCTATAACCGGTTTGGGTTTTTGGGTCGTAGCAGCATTATCAAAGTAAATTAGCGGATGGTTGTATATCTGCTGATTAAGGATTGGAAAATCCTTGCGAATGGTTTCTATGTCAAAGCTTTTCACCTGATTCATAACGCATAGTAACAGTTTAAAAAGGATAATGCCTTTTTAATTCATAATAAACCGCCTCATCAGTTCTTGCCAGGTTCACCGCAATGCATTTCACAGTAATTACATCTGGAAAGTTCTCCTCTCAGGCGTTTTTCCACCAATTCATGAATTCTTTCTTTCAGGGGTTCAATATTGATCTCACCGATAATTTCGTGGGCAAATGCGTACATCAGCAGCAATTGGGCCTCTTTGTAGGGTATGCCTCTGCTTCTGAGATAAAACAATGCATCCTCGTTTAGCTGCCCTGAGGTCCCTCCATGACTGCATTTAACGTCATCGGCATAAATTTCAAGCTGAGGTTTGGAATTCATTTTGGCATCATCGGTCAGGAGAATGTTGTTGTTGGCCTGATAGGCCTCAGTCTTCTGAGCATCCCGGCGAACCAAAATTTTCCCGGTGAATGCACCGGTTGCGATATCATCCAGTATCCCTTTAAATAGCTGGTTGCTTCTTGAGTTGGGGTAAGCATGGTCTATATGCACATAATTGTCTATGTGCTGGCTTCTGTCGGCCATATAGAGCCCCAGTGTATGATTCTCACAATTTTCACCGTTGAGTCGCATGTGAAAATTGTTACGAACCAATCCTCCGTGAAGGGTTATGGTATTGGATACCACATTGCTGTCCCTTTCCTGATTCAGGTATATATTGGATATTTGTGTAGAGCCGTTGTGCTCATTTTGCACACGGTTAAACTGCAAATGTGCATTCTGCCCTGCAAAAATCTCACTTACTGAGTTCGTCAGGAAATTTCTTGCTGAAAGGGTATGATCGCATACAATGATTTTGGCTTCACCGCCTTCTTCAATAACGAAGAGGTTTCTGTGTTGAGACAACCCGTTCTCCTCGTCCATTAATAGATTGATAATCTGTACAGGCTTGTCCATCACTGTTCCTTCAGGCACGTAAATAAAAACGCCATCCTGTGCAAAAGCAGTATTCAGGGCTGTCAGGCCTTCATCTTCCGAATCGGCATACTGATTATAGTGTGTTTTTACAAGATCCGGATAATTATTGGCTGCTTCACGGAAGCTGGAGATAATCACCCCATTGGGCAGTTCTTTCCGGGGTGTTTTATTTTCATAGAACCAGCCATTCAGCAACAGCACCACATGGGTATCCAGCTCAGGTACATCACACCTGAAGATATCATCGAGATTGAAATCAATCTTTTTAGGCTGGATATAACTCCTGTAATTTTTTTCAAACGCCGGATTCAGATCAGTATATTTGTACTTTTCAATTTTATTATGGGGAAATCCATTTTTCTGAAAATTTTGAATGGCTTTCTCCCTTTTGTCATTGATATATGTAGGAAGACCGTCTTTCAGATATTCAAGATTTTTATAGAAATAGTCGGTATAACGGTCTTTTAAATCTAATTTGGTATCGGTACCCATAGGTTCTTTTTTAATGCACGTGATTACTTAGTAGCTACTTCTTTTGCAAGCCATTCATAGCCTTTGTCTTCAAGCTCGAGGGCGAGATGCTTGTCACCAGATTTAACAATCCTGCCATCGTACAGAACATGTACTCTGTCCGGGATGATATAATTTAAAAGTCTTTGATAGTGAGTTATCACGATCGTGGCGTTATCATCCGATTTCAAGGTATTTACGCCATGAGCCACTATTCTCAGGGCATCAATATCCAGTCCCGAATCTGTTTCATCAAGTATTGAAAGCTTGGGATTCAACATAGCCATTTGAAAAATTTCATTCCGCTTTTTCTCACCCCCTGAAAAACCTTCATTAACCGAACGATTGGTAAGATTGGAATTGATCTGCACAAGATCCTTTTTTTTCCTCACCATTTTTAAGAAATCCGATGATTTAATGGGTTCCAGACCCTTGTGTTTGCGCTGTTCGTTTATGGCAGTTTTTAAGAAGTTCATCATACTAACTCCCGGTATTTCCACCGGATATTGAAATCCCAGGAAAATCCCTTCTTTTGCGCGCTCTTCGGGATCCATCTCCAGGAGGTTCTTACCTTCGTAAAGGATTTCTCCCTCAGTAATTTCAAAAAGGTCCCTTCCTGCCAAAACCGAAGCGAGCGTACTCTTACCCGAACCATTGGGACCCATGATGGCATGAATCTCTCCTTTATTTACCTTCAGATCGATCCCTTTTAATATTTCATTCCCTTCTATTGCTGTATGTAGATTTTTTATTTCAAGCATTTTTCAGATGATTTTTAGTTTTTGACGATTTGTGTTCATTAAACATTAGCCCACGCTTCCCTCAAGGCTGATCTGTAGCAGCGTTTGAGCTTCTACTGCAAATTCCATGGGCAGTTTGTTGATTACCTCTTTGGCATATCCATTAACTATCAATCCAATTGCATCTTCTTCATTGATGCCTCGCTGATTGCAGTAGAATATCTGATCATCTCCTATCTTAGAAGTGGTTGCTTCATGTTCCACGATGGCGCTTTTGTTGTTGGTTTCGATGTAGGGGAATGTATGTGCCCCACATTTATCTCCCATCAACATGGAATCGCACTGGGAGAAATTCCGGGCATTTTCAGCATTCTTGGTAACTTTAACCAGACCTCTGTAGCTGTTATTGCTGTAACCCGCTGATATACCTTTTGAAATAATGGTACTCCTGGTATTTTTTCCTATATGGATCATCTTGGTGCCGGTATCTGCCTGCTGATGATTGTTGGTGACAGCTACCGAATAGAATTCTCCTACCGCATTGTCACCCATCAATATTACACTGGGATATTTCCAGGTGATGGCCGAACCTGTTTCCACCTGAGTCCAGGAGATTTTGGAGTTATTGCCTTTAGCCATGCCTCTTTTGGTGACAAAGTTGTATATCCCGCCTTTCCCGTTTTTGTCTCCAGGATACCAATTCTGCACTGTGGAGTATTTTACATGGGCATTGTCTTTGGCAACAATCTCAACTATGGCTGCGTGTAGTTGATTGGTGTCGCGTATAGGTGCTGTGCATCCTTCCAGGTAACTTACATAACTATCATCTTCCGCCACGATCAGGGTTCTTTCAAACTGTCCCGTGTTAGCCGCATTGATTCGGAAATAGGTGGAAAGCTCCATGGGAGTCTTTACCCCTTTGGGAATATAGCAGAAAGAACCGTCGCTGAAAACAGCTGAATTAAGGGCTGCGAAATAATTGTCTGTGTAAGGTACAACCGTTCCCATGTATTCCTTCACAAGATCCGGGTGATTTTGCACTGCTTCGCTGAATGAACAGAAGATGATACCTTGTTCAGCCAGTTTTTCTTTGAAGGTTGTTTTTACCGAACTGCTGTCCATTACAGCATCCACCGCCACACCTGCCAGGCGCTTCTGTTCATCAATGGGTATACCCAGCCGGTCAAACGTTTTTTTCAGTTCCGGATCTACATCTTCCATGCTCTTCGGTCCCGCTTTCTGTTTCGGAGCTGAATAATAAACTATATCCTGGTAATTGATCTCAGGAATTCTCAAATGGGCCCAGGAGGGCATTTCCATTTCTTTCCAGTACCGATAAGCTTTAAGCCTGAAATCCAGAAGGAATTGCGGTTCATTTTTCTTGCTTGATATCAGGCGGACGACATCTTCGTTCAATCCTTTCGGTATCGTATCGCTCTCTATGTCTGTCACCCATCCATACTTGTATTCATTCTGGGTATAATGTCTGAGTATATTGTCTTGATCTTTTGCCATAATCTTGCAAAAATATGATTAATTTTTTAAGCACGAAATTAATATAGATTAATTCTAAATTGTTGTGAATTTCTAATTAATAACGAGTAATTTTGTCTACTTTCATAACAAGAAAACCCGCATCATTGTTTATTTGTTGAACCTGAAAAAATAGATATATGGCAGAGTCAGAAAATAAAAATCATCGCATACATGATCTTGGGGAATTTGGTTTAATCGAACATCTGACGAAAAATGTAAAATTAAACCAGAAAAGTTCAGTGAGGGGTATTGGTGACGACGCCGCGGTTTTGAATTTTTCAGGCAAACAGACATTGGTTACCAGCGATTTGTTATTGGAGGGCATTCATTTTAATTTGATGTATACGCCTTTAAAACACCTGGGATATAAAGCTGTTGTGATCAACATCTCCGATATTCTTGCCATGAATGGCACTCCATCTCAAATTCTTGTATCCCTGGGATTTTCCAACAGATTTGATTTAAATTATATAGAGGAGTTGTATGAAGGCATCAAGCTTGCCTGTGAGAAGTATCAGGTGGATATGGTAGGAGGCGATACCTCTTCTTCTCTAACAGGAATGACGATAAACATTACGGCCATTGGATATGCAGAGGCAGGGAAAATTGTATACAGAAATACTGCTCAGGTAAATGACATCATTTGTACAACGGGTGATTTGGGGGCTGCATATATGGGCCTGCAATTGCTGGAAAGGGAAAAGGAAGTTTTTAAGTCAAAACCCGGCGTTCAACCTGATTTACGGGGATATGACTATATTCTTGAGCGGCAGCTTAAGCCGGAAGCCCGGAGCGATATGATTCGGTTCTTCACTGAGAAAGAGTTAAAGCCTACTGCAATGATTGATATATCCGACGGCCTCGCTTCCGATCTTTTGCATGTCTGTCATCAATCGGACTTGGGATGTAAAATATTTCAGGATAAAATCCCCATTGATAAAAATACAGAAGAAATGGCTGCCGAATTTGATATTGAACCCTTAACAGCCGCATTGAACGGCGGTGATGATCATGAGTTGTTGTTTACTATCAGCACGGATGATTATGATAAAATTAAAGATGAGGAGGAAATTTCTCCTATAGGCCATATGACCAGCCCGGATTTTGGCTGTTATATGATTTCCACCAGCGAACATGAGATAAAACTAAAAGCACAGGGTTGGCGGGACAACGAAGA
It encodes:
- the queG gene encoding tRNA epoxyqueuosine(34) reductase QueG, with the translated sequence MANEKQKNSALIKSRARSLGFLDCGISRAEFLDKESEQLKQWLNEGRHGHMQYMENYFDKRTDPTRLIDNAKSVISVIMNYFPEKQQRTDTYQIAKYAYGKDYHFVMKHMLKDLLKFIREEIAEVNGRPFVDSAPVMDKIWAQKGGLGWLGKNTNLISQKYGSFILIGELIIDLELEYDEPVKDYCGNCRRCIDACPTGALTEPYKIDASRCLSYLTIEHKKEIPQAFKGQYEDWIFGCDICQDVCPWNRKSRPHTHEDLNPHPDLLYLSRSEWENLSREHFKTMLKNSAVKRIKYEGLMKNINFLKDSEQ
- the sufB gene encoding Fe-S cluster assembly protein SufB, translating into MAKDQDNILRHYTQNEYKYGWVTDIESDTIPKGLNEDVVRLISSKKNEPQFLLDFRLKAYRYWKEMEMPSWAHLRIPEINYQDIVYYSAPKQKAGPKSMEDVDPELKKTFDRLGIPIDEQKRLAGVAVDAVMDSSSVKTTFKEKLAEQGIIFCSFSEAVQNHPDLVKEYMGTVVPYTDNYFAALNSAVFSDGSFCYIPKGVKTPMELSTYFRINAANTGQFERTLIVAEDDSYVSYLEGCTAPIRDTNQLHAAIVEIVAKDNAHVKYSTVQNWYPGDKNGKGGIYNFVTKRGMAKGNNSKISWTQVETGSAITWKYPSVILMGDNAVGEFYSVAVTNNHQQADTGTKMIHIGKNTRSTIISKGISAGYSNNSYRGLVKVTKNAENARNFSQCDSMLMGDKCGAHTFPYIETNNKSAIVEHEATTSKIGDDQIFYCNQRGINEEDAIGLIVNGYAKEVINKLPMEFAVEAQTLLQISLEGSVG
- a CDS encoding cysteine desulfurase; this translates as MNQVKSFDIETIRKDFPILNQQIYNHPLIYFDNAATTQKPKPVIDKVNEIYSLKNSNIHRGVHYLSTQLTEEYENARKQVREFINARSTNEIIFTGGTTHSINAIAYSFGEKYVEEGDEIIIAELEHHANIVPWQVLCDRKNARLKVVPINDRGEIIMEEYEKMLSGNTKLVSINHISNSLGTINDVKKITALAHQKDIPVLVDGAQSVQHQTLDVQELDCDFFVFSGHKIYGPNGTGVLYGKEKWLEDLPPYQTGGEMIHKVTFERTTYNSLPFKFEAGTPNYVGAIGMAEALKYLHKIGVDAIADHEKALLEYATSRLRDIPGLTIYGTSERKIGVISFLIGNIHHYDTGMVLDKMGVAVRTGHHCNEPLMDHFGIEGTVRCSFAMYNTKDEIDHFYDALIKVNEMFG
- a CDS encoding SufE family protein; its protein translation is MTVNKKQQEIVEEFALFDDWMDKYNYLIELSKELPEMDPREKTEENLIEGCQSKVWLHAEMDGDKLVFRGDSDAIITKGLVALLIKVLSGKKSEEIKDADLYFIDEIGLRENLSPTRSNGLLAMINKIKAYAMAYEFKQNQ
- a CDS encoding SUF system Fe-S cluster assembly protein encodes the protein MSDQKDYTALESKIINVLKNIYDPEIPVNIYDLGLIYNIDVDESNNVEIEMTLTAPNCPIADQILQEVEYQVKNIDGVNQAKVNLVFDPPWDKDMMSDEAKLELGLI
- the thiL gene encoding thiamine-phosphate kinase, which encodes MAESENKNHRIHDLGEFGLIEHLTKNVKLNQKSSVRGIGDDAAVLNFSGKQTLVTSDLLLEGIHFNLMYTPLKHLGYKAVVINISDILAMNGTPSQILVSLGFSNRFDLNYIEELYEGIKLACEKYQVDMVGGDTSSSLTGMTINITAIGYAEAGKIVYRNTAQVNDIICTTGDLGAAYMGLQLLEREKEVFKSKPGVQPDLRGYDYILERQLKPEARSDMIRFFTEKELKPTAMIDISDGLASDLLHVCHQSDLGCKIFQDKIPIDKNTEEMAAEFDIEPLTAALNGGDDHELLFTISTDDYDKIKDEEEISPIGHMTSPDFGCYMISTSEHEIKLKAQGWRDNEE
- the sufC gene encoding Fe-S cluster assembly ATPase SufC; protein product: MLEIKNLHTAIEGNEILKGIDLKVNKGEIHAIMGPNGSGKSTLASVLAGRDLFEITEGEILYEGKNLLEMDPEERAKEGIFLGFQYPVEIPGVSMMNFLKTAINEQRKHKGLEPIKSSDFLKMVRKKKDLVQINSNLTNRSVNEGFSGGEKKRNEIFQMAMLNPKLSILDETDSGLDIDALRIVAHGVNTLKSDDNATIVITHYQRLLNYIIPDRVHVLYDGRIVKSGDKHLALELEDKGYEWLAKEVATK
- the pdxA gene encoding 4-hydroxythreonine-4-phosphate dehydrogenase PdxA, encoding MDQEKIKVGITHGDINGIGYEIILKTLMDNRITEFCVPVVYGSAKVAAYHRKALDIKNFNLNIIKDASMANPNKPHVINCLDENIRVELGKSVVSAGKASVQALDKAVEDLKKGKIDVLVTAPINKENIQAENFNFPGHTEYLMEHFQADEVLMLMVSDVMKVGVVTGHLSLRQVPEVLTQDLILRKLNILNKSLLQDFKIRKPRIAVFGLNPHASDGGLLGKEENDIIIPAIQRAKESNIMAFGPYPADGFFGSRNLRKFDAILAMYHDQGLGPFKAISFDEGVNYTAGLNIVRTSPAHGTAYELAGKNEASPASFRNALFLALDIYKNRKEYEELSSSPLESQDKSDI
- the sufD gene encoding Fe-S cluster assembly protein SufD, giving the protein MGTDTKLDLKDRYTDYFYKNLEYLKDGLPTYINDKREKAIQNFQKNGFPHNKIEKYKYTDLNPAFEKNYRSYIQPKKIDFNLDDIFRCDVPELDTHVVLLLNGWFYENKTPRKELPNGVIISSFREAANNYPDLVKTHYNQYADSEDEGLTALNTAFAQDGVFIYVPEGTVMDKPVQIINLLMDEENGLSQHRNLFVIEEGGEAKIIVCDHTLSARNFLTNSVSEIFAGQNAHLQFNRVQNEHNGSTQISNIYLNQERDSNVVSNTITLHGGLVRNNFHMRLNGENCENHTLGLYMADRSQHIDNYVHIDHAYPNSRSNQLFKGILDDIATGAFTGKILVRRDAQKTEAYQANNNILLTDDAKMNSKPQLEIYADDVKCSHGGTSGQLNEDALFYLRSRGIPYKEAQLLLMYAFAHEIIGEINIEPLKERIHELVEKRLRGELSRCNYCEMHCGEPGKN
- a CDS encoding leucyl aminopeptidase; translation: MELTLQKVRERELDISVIYIAEKQADFSDYSFTTTELEYIKKQIKANKKAIDINSYFKWSYIRIIETEKPEYKAWEKMRKQASELYGTLKKNEHEEILIVDVSGRNKLVKAFLEGLLLSHYQFLKYKSDEGEKKNLLKRIQVLSEGIREEVLNELKILCTAVYQARDLVNEPPSRLNAVQLGEEFQRLAGEAGFTADVFNKKKIESLRLYGLLAVNRGSLDPPTFTVMEWKPDNSANEKPVVLIGKGIVYDTGGISLKPTSGMLDMKSDMAGGATVAGIMYAAARSELPVHLIGLVPATDNRPDGNAYTPGDVITMHSDKTVEVINTDAEGRMILADALSLAKQYDPEIVFDFATLTGSASLAIGPQGIVAMGNIARSIFDKVVESGDNTYERIVELPLWEEYNEMIKSDIADIKNAGGREAGAITAGKFLEHFTNYPWIHFDIAPTAYLDKNDAYRPKGGTGVGVRLMYDFLKNHKL